ATGTCTATTTCCAAGTTGAACAAGGTTTTAATCATTTACAGAACTGCagaataataaaattattaaaacatttttataataaaaaataaaaagaataatttgCAGAACTTAACCTTTTAATGCTTAGTGGAGGGGATTTGTATTGATATTTAGTTGCATGACTTCATTTCTGTCATATTATTGGTTGGTTAGAGTGGTTGTCCATCAACTCAATGGTCAGTGGTTTGCCACCCAACTCATCctgaccaaacaaacaaactaacaaaaaaaaaacaaaacaacagacactgaGACTGAGGTTTCACAAGCTTGTGCACCAGTTCTGGTCCCAAGCCCAAAATAACATTGAGGAGGTTGTGTCAGGAAGGTAATTTGGCATAAGAATTCTTCAGACATGTGCAGAACATACTTGGCTCTGGCGACCTTGACTACAGGACAAGTCAAGGtggtaaaaattaaaaaagaaaaaaaatcaactcaattatctgtaaactgtattttcttaGAATAGTCTTACTCATACATTAATGATACTGGATCCACAGCACAGAACTGAAATGAATGAtcactgtgtatttaaatataataaatgacaaaataacattaTACATTCTACTCTACACTAACcattattaattgtatttttgcTGTCTATTTATACCTCATGAATACCTTTATTGTGTAAAACTGCTGCAGACATACTGATCAAATAAAACTAACTGATCCTCctattttgtttgttctcttaCAGCTCGTGGAGTGAGTAAAACACCACCTGGTTCATGCTGCTATAGCTTCTTTGGCAAAAAAATACCCAAGACAGAAATTATCTCCATCGCCAAGACTCACAGCAAATGTTCGGAGAAGGcgtttgtgtatgtctgtgcttCACTCTAACACAAAGTGTCTTGTTTTATGTTACCACGATACTCTTACTCATACAGACTCAACTTTAACATTCTCTGATTTTTCTGCAGGTTCAATACTCGCAGAGGATACATCTGT
This DNA window, taken from Anabas testudineus chromosome 6, fAnaTes1.2, whole genome shotgun sequence, encodes the following:
- the LOC113165970 gene encoding C-C motif chemokine 4-like, with the protein product MKTLSFTVGLLLLITLYYCAATPRGVSKTPPGSCCYSFFGKKIPKTEIISIAKTHSKCSEKAFVFNTRRGYICVSQTLDWAKKAYEQRQNRDQ